Within Plasmodium cynomolgi strain B DNA, scaffold: 0994, whole genome shotgun sequence, the genomic segment GGATGCATTTCTATGGAGCCTATAACTTCATGAGAAGAATTATCGTTTAAAATGGGACCACTTTTACCAATAATTCTAGAATGACATGGTAATTGAACTAATGTGCTTTCAGGATTATACGGCTTGCATTCATTGTAGATTTTAGGGCATGCATTTGGGTAGTTActacaaaaattttcgaaataatgaaatatttcttccatatttttgatttttccatAATATTCTTCGCATTTATCTGGAAAGTTCTTAGCGGTTTTAAAAAGCGCGTCATAATTAACATAATAATCGTAcagttcttttattttcctccagTCTCGTTTCATAATAGTAGCACTGTCTGGctgacattttttatagaaaGGCTTATCTGGTTGTTTATCAATAATTTCATTCCATATCCGTAGGAGTGCGGCAAAAGGATTATCAATAATACTAGAATTATCAGaacgaaaaatattaactaaTTTACTATATacccaataatttaatagaGTACACTCATCGTATTTGGGATCTTGAATATCCgataatgaatttttatcTAAATATCTTAGGATCCTTTTACACATTTCTATCATTTCTGTTAACGCTTTCATTATCATTAcatttgcctctttttttagcttcctttttgtaatattttttacgtttatactattacatatataataacccCCCTAAGTCATCAGATTCCATATCCATAGCCTCATAAAATCTTTCTGAGGGCAAATCATTTTTAGAACTCTTTAATAATTCctacataaaaagtaaataa encodes:
- a CDS encoding hypothetical protein (putative) — translated: MIEMCKRILRYLDKNSLSDIQDPKYDECTLLNYWVYSKLVNIFRSDNSSIIDNPFAALLRIWNEIIDKQPDKPFYKKCQPDSATIMKRDWRKIKELYDYYVNYDALFKTAKNFPDKCEEYYGKIKNMEEIFHYFENFCSNYPNACPKIYNECKPYNPESTLVQLPCHSRIIGKSGPILNDNSSHEVIGSIEMHPKSADDFVVDFKDVFTVESETQLYSENSGIGTKVTHSILGAAPVLLTGTMLYRYELVNIIIYMYYNNK